ATGCCACTGATAAAGGTAATCCAAAACTTCTGATTAGTGATTTAAAATGGGATTCGGCAGGCTGGCCTACGTACTAAAGAGAGGACCGTTTGGAGTCACCTATGTAGTAAAATCATATAGATATATTCAAAAACTGTTCCTCTTATGGGGAACAGTTTTTGGCTTGCAATGTCATAGAAACATGCTATTATGTATCAAGTTGATAACAATTATCATTATCGTTATTGTTTTGGAAAACATAATGATTTTTTCAGGTACGGAGGGAGTGACCTCACCAAATGCAGTCTAAAGACAGCATGGACAAACATACAGCCCAGACAGAGAGGGCAGTTCCTGAAGTAGTCATAACAGCACGTCCAGTACTTCGAGCGGATAGGATTCGGCAGGCGTTGTTGTTCACAGCTTCGGCTGTATTGTTGGGTTTGGCCATATTCGCCGCCATTTCTCTCGGAGCCAAGGACTTGACCGTAAGCACCGTGTGGTCGGCAGTATTTCACTATGATCGTTCGCTGATGACACATCAGATCATTCATGAGTTGAGATTGCCGCGTGTACTCGGTGCAGCTGTTATTGGAGCTGCGCTTGCGGTTGCAGGTTCTCTGATTCAGGGCATTACGCGCAACCCGCTGGGAGATACAGGTGTGCTGGGCATTAACGCAGGAGCGATGTTTGTAGTTGCAGTGAGTTTTGCCTTTTTTCCCGATCTTCCTTATGGGACGTTAATAGTATTGTCGTTCCTGGGGGCGCTGATGAGTACCTTACTGGTATTTGGTCTGGGAGCATCTGCGCCTGGTGGATTGACACCTATGAGACTGACGGTGTCTGGAGCTGTGACGGCTGCCCTGTTAGGTTCCATGACTTCGGGGATTGCGATTTATTTTGATTTAAGTCAGGATTTAGCCTTCTGGTATGCGGGTGGTGTAGCCGGGATCAAATGGTCGCAGCTTGAGATTCTTGCACCGATTTTGCTTATTGTGATCGCCTGGTCTATGGGGCTGGCACGTTCTATTTCGCTGATTTCGATGGGCGATGAGGTGGCGTTAAATCTTGGGTTGAATCTCAGACGTATTCGGCTTTTGGGTCTGCTGACCGTAGTGGTACTGGCCGGACTCTCTGTATCGGCTGCTGGAGCCATCGGCTTTGTAGGTTTGGTTATCCCACATATCGCTCGCAAGCTAATCGGTGTGGATTATCGCCAGATCGTGCCGCTGTCTGCGTTATTGGGAGCCGTGTTACTGGTGCTGGCAGATTTGGGAGCGAGAATGGCAAATCCGCCAGAGGAGCTAGCTATTGGAATTATGGTGTCTTTTATCGGAGTACCCTTTTTCCTCTTTCTCGCCCGTAAGGAAAGGAGGGATTTATAGTGAGTCGCTCTTTAGGGATTGGGGACACAAGAACGAAAAAGGCTTGGCTCGTTTGTTTGGTATTGGCGGGAATCAGCTTTGCCGTCCTTGTTTTGGGTTTGAATACCGGAACGATTCGTATTCCACCGCTACGCGTGCTGGATACGTTGTTTGGCGGTGGCAGCGGACGTGATCATATCGTTCTGTTCGAGTATCGTCTGCCTCGTATTGCTGTAACGGTGCTGGCTGGAGCGGGACTAGGCGCAGCCGGGGCGGTCATGCAAGGCTTGTCGCGGAACGGACTTGCTGATCCGGGAGTGCTCGGTCTTCATGCAGGGGCTGCGTTGGGACTGGTAATGTTCGTTAGCTTTTTTCGCGACTTGGACGGTTCGGCCGCCGTCCTGATCCCCTTGTTTACCTTTGCAGGAGGTGTCATTGCGGCGGTGCTGATTGTTTTGTTGTCCTATAGCCGTAACAGAGGAATCGTGCCCGTGCGTCTGATTTTGTCCGGTATCGGTGTAGCCTCGGGCCTTAGCGCTATAACGCTGTATTGGTCCTTACGGCTGGATGAGGATACATACGCATTTACCGCACGTTGGTTGGCTGGCAGCGTTTGGGGCCGGGACTGGATACATGCAGCAGCTTTGCTGCCTTGGTTAGTCATTGTATTACCCTACGTTCTGTCGCAGACGCGCAGTCTGAATAACCTGTCGTTGGGCGACGAGACCGCGGCTGGAATCGGTACAAGTGTGAAGCGCCAGCGCCTATTACTGCTGGGCGCAGCCGTGGCTCTATCCAGTGCCAGCGTATCCATGGCCGGAGGCATTGGCTTTATCGGGCTCATTGCGCCTCATCTGGCTCGCCGCCTGGTTGGGCCGATGTACCAGCATTTGCTGCCAGTAGCCTGTTTGGTCGGGGTCGTCATTCTGGTCACCGCCGACACGATTGGGCGTTCGGTGTTTCAGCCGAATGCGATTCCCGCAGGTGTGGTGGTTGCTGTGGTAGGAGCTCCGTATTTTTTATTCCTGCTGTCCCGAACAAAATGACAGAAGAAGCCTTCTATAATGATCATTATAATGTAGAGCTTCTATAGCATAGGAGAGAATAAACATGAGAAAACACAAATTTGAGGGTTCAGGTTTTAAACGTTCATGGGTAGTCACAACTCTTGTTGTATGCATGATCATGCTATCTGCTTGCGGACAAGCAGCCGACAAACAGACTGCCGATACGAAAGCGGCGGACAGTGCGCAGACAACCATTAGTGCGGATTCGCGTATTGCTTCGATGTCTATTCATTTGACGAACAACCTGCTGGCATTGGGTATTACTCCGGCTGGTTCGGTCATTGGCGGAGATGTGAAGGATTTTCTGCCGCATGTAAAAGATCGTCTTCAAAGTACCCGTAAGCTAGGTGTTGTCACTGATCCGGATATGGAAGCGGTACTGGAGCTTCAACCTGATCATATTTTCTTGGACAAAAAATATTCGGGAACCGATGTGGCCAAGTTTGAAAAAATTGCGCCGACCGAAGTTTTTGATCTGGATGAAGGCACATGGAAAGATCAATTGAAAAAAATAGCCGTTATGGTCAAACATGAAGCACAGGCAGACGCATTTCTAAAAGACTATGATACACAGAGGGAACGAGTCAAAAAGCTGATTCATTCAAAAATTGGGGACGGAACGGTTATGGCTATACGTGTGACGGCGAAAGAGGTTCGTGTTATGGGGATGAAGCGTCCGGTAGGACCGCTGTTATATCAGGATTTGGGCTTGAAGCCAGCCAAAGGTGTAGAAAAGATCGACAAGGCTTATCAGGTGGTTTCCCAAGAGGTTTTACCGGATTATGATGCCGATGCGATTCTTGTTATCATCAGTAAAGGCGCGGATGCCCAAAAGGTATACAAGCAGCTGGAAGGAAACACAGTATGGCAAGGTCTCAAAGCGGTGAAGCAAGGGCATGTCTACATGTTGGACGGACAGCCTTGGCTGGACTATTCCGCAATGGGACACAAAATGGCTCTGGATAATGCAGAACAACTATTTTCCAAATAAGTTCTAAAATATATCAAGCCGTATTCCTCCATGCAGCTTCTTGCAGGCCAGGAATACGGCTTTTTGGCGCACACCCCAGCTGTAAGTCGATTGCCTGATCGAAATGAAAAGGAGCTGCTATGACCCAAAATGGGGCAGCTCCATATAATGAAAATTGCGGGCTATGAACGTTTTTTACGCAGAAAAATCGGTTTGAGTCCAATAAAGCCGATGGCGGCGAGAATTAAATTTACCCAAGGTGAGATCCTGAATACTGGCAGTACACTGCGCAGCGCTAGTCCGGCGACAAGAATCACGACAACTAAAACAACATACATCAAGATGGATTTAAGATTCATCTGGGGCTTTACGGGGGCGGGGTTTGGATGTTGTATCTCCTCGCCTTCTTCGGGACGATCCATAAAATTCATCAGGGCTTCAACGAGTAGAATGGCTCCTGCGGCGATGATGATAAGGGTGGATAGGCTGATTTCTTCAAAGGGTTTGAGATCTCCGCCTGTAAAGGTGACAAACCATCCGATAATCGCCTGTGTCAAAAAAAACATGGACAAGGCAACCCATGCAATAAGCGTATAATTTTTTGCTTTATTCATTGCTTCCTCCTGCTTTATGAGCGTATTCCAAGCTGATGGAACCGCCATTTCGTAACAAAGACAGTATACGTGAGGAAGCGTCGGATGGCAAAAGACTTTATCTATAGCATGTATATTACCGTTGCATTCTCCTCAAACTGGATAGAGGGTGAGCACGTGGAGCAACCTGAATATAAACGTTGAGAGGATGTGGCATCATGAAACTGGAGAACCAGGCAGATTATTTAGTCCAAAAACGACTGGGAAACGCTTCGAATGGGAATAGCGGGGCGGCCTCGTCTACAAATGTGAGTCACCGGAGCGTTCAAGGAACATCTCCAACGTACCGTATAGTGGACGATATCGAAGTGGCTGAGGATACAGAATTTGCAGGTGAGCTAGGTGCACAGAACTACCGCAGCCTGTGGCATGAGGATGAACATAACGGCGACTCTTGTAAACTGCAGTGGGAAGGACGAACGGAGACCCACCAAATGTTCAGGAACAGCTACGAATAACGAATGTCACTTTAAATGTAGTGGATTCACTCACATAAGTGTAGTATAGCGTTCTCCGGAATCGCATCGGGGAGCGCTATTTGTTTACTTTTTTAACGATGTGAACTGACAGGTTGACAAGGAAGCAGGGCGATGATAGACTGACTTTACTATAAAACTTATTAAACTTATCGGAATTAAAGTGAATAAATATCCTGGATGGATATTCCACGTTACTATATGAGTTCGAATTCATAAATGTGTAGTGAAGCTTGAAACAGGGGGAATCAGGATGGAACGGCAAATTGGAATTCGTTTTGAACATGAAGAGCTGGCCGCAACAATTCATTATCCAAACCGTACAAATGAGGGAGAGCGTCAGAGACGAGTTCCCCTCGTTGTTATATGTCACGGTTTTGTAGGCAATCGTATCGGCGTAGATCGATTATTCGTCAAGACTGCGCGTGAACTGGCCGAAGGGGGATATTTTGTCCTGCGCTTTGATTTTGCCGGTTGTGGGGAGAGCACAGGTGAATACGGCAAGCAGGGGCTCGAGTCCATGATTAATCAGACACGTACCGTATTGGATTACGCCGTCAATTGTGCGGACATTGACCCGACCAAGGTGACGCTGATCGGTCACAGTCTGGGGGGCGCGGTTGCTCTTCTCACAGCCGTACGGGACAAGAGAGTACAAAATCTGGTCCTTTGGTCAGCAGTGGGCTATCCGTTCAATGACATCGTCAAAATTACGGAGCGAAGCGTGTACGATGAGTCTGTTAAAACTGGTCATGCCGATTATTTGGGCTATAAGTTTACGCCTGCTTACTTTGAGTCGTTAGCTCAATTTCAGCCGTTCCAGGAGGCCGTTAAATTTAACGGGGATGTGCTCGTCATTCATGGAACCTCGGATGATATTATTCCTGTCGATTATGCATTTCTGTTTCAAAAGATATTCTGGATGCGTCCAGAGGGACGCTGTGATAAAGAGATTATTTTCCAGGGAGATCACACTTTCTCGTCAGGTAAAGAGCGGCAACGGCTCATTGATCGGACGCTTGAATGGCTGGATGAACAGGAAAATATTCAACGTGATTGGCAGCACTGGATGATCTGATTTCAGTGTGTAACGGATTGTATTGGAAATTGCGCCTCCGCCGGAGTAAAATGGAAGAGTAACACTATACTGGCGTGTGGAGGTTGGCAGCGATGACATTACCCTCAATTTTTGTTGCGCATGGTTCACCGACACTGGCTGTAGAAAATAACGCATATACCAGCTTTCTTGCAAAGCTGGGCGCGAGCCTGCCCCGACCCAAAGGAATTGTCATTTTTTCCGCGCATTGGGATAGCCCCGATCAATGTATTGGCGCGGATGATCAGCATGCAGCGTTGCACGATTTCTATGGCTTTCCTGAAGAAATGTACTCAATCGATTACCCTGCACCAGGCGATCCAAAGCTGTATGAGGAGATAGAGCATCTGTTCAGTCAGCATAACTTGTTCCACCAGCCGGTTCGGAACCGGGGACTGGATCATGGAGCATGGGTGGTTTTGCGGCATATATATCCTGATGCGGACATACCGGTCGTACCGTTATCTATTGATTCTCGGCGCGCTCCTCAAGAGCAATACGAGATTGGACGGATGCTGGCGCCGTTGCGAGAACAAGGGATTTTGATTATCGGTAGCGGCGGATTGGTCCACAACTTGCGGACACTCAAGCAGACGAGTGAGCCAGCCGATTGGGCCGTTCAATATGATGACTGGATTGCACAGCAGCTTCAAGACTGGAATTTACGTCACTTATTCCAATATGACAAGAAGGCTCCATATGCCAAACAAGCGGTACCTTCTTATGGAATAGAGCATTTTTCACCTTTGTTTTATGCGATGGGGGCTGCGGATCAGGAGCGCTCCGCGCATAAGCTTTTTCAGTCGTATGTCCTTGGCTCGCTGAGTCTCAATTGTTGGGCTTTTGGTCAAGAAAGTGATACGTAAATGTAAAAAAGAACTTCCGAATCCACATGCTGTGTGGGAATGGAAGTTCTTTTGTGTTTTTTGCGTCTTCGATTAATTAGAAGGCACGTTCTTTTTTAGCCAAGTGGATACCTGCGAAGTACGTTGATCTCCATTTTGATCCAACAGTGTCATAAATGCTTTCAGCTTTTGAATATAGGTGCTCTTCGAATCCATATTACGTTGAACGAACCATTGATACCCTTTTTTGGCATACGGATGAATCTTCCCGGTATCATGATCGAATAATGGCGTATTGTTCGTGCCGTAGAAAGTATAGAAAAAGTACAGATCGTGCAATTTTTTTATAGCTTGTGTACGATTGGAATGTGGATATTGGTTTAAAAACAATTCCTGTGCCAGCACTCGTCCGGCTAACTGTTGATAGCCGATACGGAGCGCGGCATCTTTGGTAGCAGCCTGTCCGGATTCCATCGACATGATGTCAATATAGCTGCGGATATCTGCCGTGGTGTGCTTCCCGAATACTTTATATTTTTCATAGTTGATGATTGGGTAATACATGCCTTCTGCGGTTTCAAGTTTGTAGCCGGCATCTCTTGTTTGAGTTAGCAACTTTTTCAGGTTCGCATCGCTTGTACGGCTGATTACATTTGTGAACGAATCACCGGGTTTATAGATTTGATTTATTTTGGTTTGAACAGAGGTCGGGTATAGGGTCTGTGCATAGGAATCCAATTGCTGGTTCTGTGCATTTTCCAGATGAAGCACCATGAGGGTAGCTTGAGAAGCTGGAATGGATTGAATATGCTTTTGCAAATAAGTGAATGCCTGAGATAGCTTGCCGGGTTGGCCTAGTAGCTGCTCGAAGGTCTTGGAGATATGTTGTACACTTTCTGCCTGAGATGTCGTAGTAGACGTCGCCGCTTGGGCTGATGCCGTATATCCCGATCCCATAGTCTGCACTGTGAAAGTTACTGCTGCGAGCATGAGATAGGCTTTGGTGATTTTTTTCATGATATAACCCTCCATTACGTTCTTTGATGTAACTGTAGTGTATAGGGTAAATGTATCGTGAGCATTCCATGTTGTATCCAACTTGTAAACGTTTGGGGAGGATAATGAATCCGATAAAAGAGTCCGAGTTAGGAGGAGCTAAAATCCTCCTTGTGAGCATAACAGCGCAAAAAAAATAACCATTATCCCGGAGGATAACGGTTATTTGGGGGATGTTTAAGCTATTTTTCGACTAGGGTCCGCTGGAAAGGTATCTTTATTTTTACCAAACAGTCCACGCAGGAAGGGCAGTACCCAACGGTCAAAGCCAATTCTTCCGGCATTTGCGCCAGCAACTACGAGGAAGATTTCAAACAGCAGGTAGATTGCATTGGTGCTTACTGTACCCGAGAACAGGAACGAGAAGTTCATAACCATGGCCATCAAAGCAGCCAGTGTAGTCAATGTACCGAGAAGCAGGCCAACCCCGACCAAGAACTCACCCAACGGGATCAGGACGTTGAACAAACCTACATTCGGCAGGGCAAAGGCTTCGAGGAACGATCCCCACCAGCCTTGTACAGCGGGATGGTCTCCACCTGTTTTAGCAATGGCCCCCGAGATAAATCCGCCTGCATCGAATCCACCTGTCAGCTTTTCAAGTCCGTGAGTCATCCATTCATAACCTAGATAAACCCGTACGACAGTCAGCAACCACATTGCGACTTTGTTCTCACGTAACCAGCTATTAAACATTCAAACCACTCCTCTTTCTTAATCTATAATGTTGGTTGTATTTCATTTTGTTGGGATGATCATCTTTGCTACACCTTTATTGTAGTAGGTTCAGTTACAGTTATTTGTGATAAAAATCACAAAGTATGAATATTTTTAAAATTTTAATGTCTTCAGATAAGTATTCTATAGAGAGGTCATGCTTCAATCAAGACAAAAACAGGAAATAAAGCTTATAATGAGAAAAATAACGAAGTGGAGGGATGAACTTGTCCGGGCCCATTTCCCAACGAAATCATTGGTTGCGTGTAATGGCCTCAGCTCTGTTATGCATGACGCTGATGTCTTGTTCTGCTATGTCCAATACGGGAGATACTGAACCCGTTCCTCAACCGACCAAGCATAAAACAGAGAAGGAGGCGCTTGAACCGCCGAAGGAGCAGTCTACTCCGGCATTTACAGCTCCGCTTACCGGTCTTCCGGTGGAGCAGCCAGTTTTGGAGCGACCGCTCGCTGTCATGATTAACAATGCTCCAGCAGCACGTCCGCAGGCAGGACTTAGTCAGGCAGATATGGTATATGAAGTTCTTGCAGAAGGCGGAATTACCCGTCTGGTCGCTTTTTTCCAAAGTCATGGCGGAGATGTAAAGGTTGGTCCGGTCCGTAGCATTCGTCCGTATTTGATTGAGCTGGGCGAAACTTATGGTGCGTTGCCGATACACGCAGGGGGAAGCACAGATGCCTATGCGATTTTACAGCAGCAGCGGAAGGAACATTTAGATGAGATTTCAAATGGAGGGGCATACTTCTGGCGAAGCAAAGATCGTCGTCCTCCGCATAATCTATACACGGACGTGAATAGACTGCGCAAAGGAAGCGATAGTAAAGGGTATGCTACGCATACGGACGTTCCAGTATATACTTACCTTAAATCCGGCGAAACCCCAGTTATGGTGGACGAGACTGCAACATCTTTACAAATCCGGTTTTTGCTTAAAAGCTACCGGGTATCTTATACCTATGATCCAGCGGATCAACAATATAAGCGTTTTGTGAACGAAAAGTCACATGTGGATCAAAATAATAACCAACAGCTCTCAGCAGCCAATGTCATTGTGATGAGCACCAGACATCAAACGTTGGATGATGTAGGCAGATTAAGTGTTGAACTGGACGGTAGTGGAGAGGCCATGGTGTTTCAACAAGGACAGTTAATACAGGCTGAGTGGCAACATACGCCGGGTGATGCGATTCGTTTTATGAAGAATGGGGTTGAAATTCCGTTAACGCCAGGTACATCCTATATACATGTGGTGCCTGCAGATACACCACTAAAGGAACATGTAACCATAGAAGTGAATTAGAAAACGAATTACACCTTTTTAGGAAAAAATTGTCGGATAATGAGCTTATATGTCGGGCACTGTATACGTATATCATGAAATTTGCTTTTACAAACATTACAAAAACATTGATGAGTGTGATAAGATAGCAAAGGTTGTCTATTGCAGTCGAAACAGGTTGCGGATATTTTCGTAAAGGGGTAATCGTTATGAGATTGAAGAAAAAGGATATATTCTTCGAGACGTTGGAAAATATGGCAGATACGATCGTGCAAGCAGCCGATTATTTTGCCCAACATACTTCAAATCTTCAAGATGTGACTTTGTTTACAAATGAAATGAAGAAGTATGAAAATAAGTGTGATGATTACACACACACGATTATTACTGAACTGAACAAGACCTTCATTACGCCGTTGGAACGCGACGACATCATGGAACTGACAACAACCATGGATGATGTGTTGGACGGTCTTGAAGCGACGGCTTCCCGTTTTTATATGTACAACATTACGGAGCCGGACGAGTATATTGTGCAGTTCGCTGATATTCTGCGTCAATCAGCTTACGAAATTCAGAAAGCTGTACATCTGCTTTCACAGAAAAAATTGCTGGCCATTCGTGAATACACTATTCGTCTGAATGATTTGGAAAATCAGGGGGATGAATTGTTGCGTATTTGCATCAAAAACCTGTTTGCAACTGTAACTGACCCTATTGAACTGATTAAACGCAAAGAATTGTACGAACGCCTTGAAACGACAACGGATTCATGCGAGGATGTTGCAAATATGCTGGAATCCATCATTATGCGTAACTCGTAAGGAGTCCTTTTACATGGATACAAGTTTACTGGTATTGGGTATTGTTATTTTTCTTGCTCTGGCATTTGATTTTATTAATGGGTTTCATGATACGGCGAACGCGATTGCAACTTCGGTATCGACCCGTGCATTGACCCCGCGACGTGCGATTATTATGGCTGCGGTCATGAACTTTCTCGGGGCAATATTGTTTACAGGGGTTGCGAAGACGATTGGTGGAAGTGTGGCTGATCCAACCAAGCTTACGAATGGAATTGATATCGTCATTGCGACGCTGATCGCTGCGATTATCTGGAACCTCTTAACCTGGTGGTTCGGTATTCCTTCATCCTCTTCTCATGCATTGATTGGTGCATTGGCTGGAGCGGTGTATGTAGGTGCAGGATCGGAAAAATTAAACTGGAGCGGCTTCATCGGGATTGTCGAAGGACTTATTTTCTCCCCGTTGATTGCTTTTGTTGTCGGTTACATCGTGATGATGATTTTAAAATACATCTTCGCTCATCGTAGTCCGCATACGGTGAACAAAGGGTTCCGTACAATGCAGGTCATTACAGCAGCGCTTCAGTCGTTCACGCATGGTACGAATGATGCTCAAAAGGCGATGGGGATTATTACATTCGCACTCGTTTCGTCGGGGTATCAGGACCATTTGGAAGTACCCATGTGGGTAAAAATTTCAGCCGCAACAGCCATGGCGCTAGGTACATCTATCGGGGGCTGGAAAATCATCAAGACGATGGGAACCAAGATTTTTAAAATCGAGCCAATTAACGGATTTGCAGCCGACATTTCGGGAGCCTCTGTTATTTTCACAGCTACATTGCTTCATTTGCCCGTAAGTACCACTCATGCCATTACTTCGGCTATTTTGGGTGTGGGTTCTGCGAAGCGTTTTTCCGCTGTGCGTTGGTCGCTGGCCGGTCGAATTATTATTACTTGGGTGATAACGATACCGATTGCTGCGCTGTTATCTGGATTGATTTTCAAAATTCTTTTCTAGTTCGTTATTATTTCTTGAAAAATAGGTACACACTATAGAACACACAATAAGCTTCCGTCCGCTTTTTGCGGCAGGGGCTTATTGGCATTCTGGGGCAAAACGGCTTCTTCAAAGTTTACACCTCCAGATAGTTCCATGAAACGTTTTTCAAAAATACCTGACATCAAAGTAGTCAATTTTTAATAACTCCTGTAAAATAAACAGAAAACTTTGAACCGTTCAACTGACTGGAGGAAATTATGCAAAAATCTAGAAAACTAATAGCACTTATCATTTGTTTGTTTTTTGTGGTTGCCCTGGCCGGTAATTTCGGTGTAGTGGCACATGCAGAAAATAAAACAAAGTATGATATCGGCACGGATACAACGTTCGCGCCTTTTGAGTTTGAAGATGTAGATGGTAAATTCGTCGGAATTGATATGGATTTGCTGGCAGCTATTGCCAAGGATCAGAATTTTGAATATACCATTAAGCCTCTTGGCTTTAACGCGGCAGTGCAGGCCCTTGAAACGAATCAAGTGGATGGTGTCATTGCCGGGATGAGTATTACCGATGAACGCAAGCGGAAATTTGATTTTTCTGAGCCTTATTTTGATTCAGGCGTCGTCATGGCGGTCCGTAAGGATAATGATACGGTTAAACGCTATGAGGACTTGAAAGGGCAGCGTGTCGCTGTCAAAACAGGCACGGAAGGTTATACATTCGCAGAGTCCATTAAGGCCAAATACGGCTTTACTACAGTACCGTTTGACGATTCTTCTCAAATGTATGATGAAGTTAAAACAGGTAATTCGGTTGCCTGCTTTGATGACTATCCGGTACTGGCATACGGTGTAAACCAGAATAACGGCCTTAAGCTGGTAACAGATAAGGAAAAAGGTGCTTCTTACGGGTTTGCTGTTAACCAAGGCAAAAACAAGGAGTTGCTGGAGAAATTTAATGCAGGGCTTGTTAATCTGCGTAATAGCGGGGAATACGATAAGATTTTGG
The Paenibacillus peoriae DNA segment above includes these coding regions:
- a CDS encoding inorganic phosphate transporter, with product MDTSLLVLGIVIFLALAFDFINGFHDTANAIATSVSTRALTPRRAIIMAAVMNFLGAILFTGVAKTIGGSVADPTKLTNGIDIVIATLIAAIIWNLLTWWFGIPSSSSHALIGALAGAVYVGAGSEKLNWSGFIGIVEGLIFSPLIAFVVGYIVMMILKYIFAHRSPHTVNKGFRTMQVITAALQSFTHGTNDAQKAMGIITFALVSSGYQDHLEVPMWVKISAATAMALGTSIGGWKIIKTMGTKIFKIEPINGFAADISGASVIFTATLLHLPVSTTHAITSAILGVGSAKRFSAVRWSLAGRIIITWVITIPIAALLSGLIFKILF
- a CDS encoding DoxX family membrane protein, encoding MFNSWLRENKVAMWLLTVVRVYLGYEWMTHGLEKLTGGFDAGGFISGAIAKTGGDHPAVQGWWGSFLEAFALPNVGLFNVLIPLGEFLVGVGLLLGTLTTLAALMAMVMNFSFLFSGTVSTNAIYLLFEIFLVVAGANAGRIGFDRWVLPFLRGLFGKNKDTFPADPSRKIA
- a CDS encoding FecCD family ABC transporter permease, producing the protein MQSKDSMDKHTAQTERAVPEVVITARPVLRADRIRQALLFTASAVLLGLAIFAAISLGAKDLTVSTVWSAVFHYDRSLMTHQIIHELRLPRVLGAAVIGAALAVAGSLIQGITRNPLGDTGVLGINAGAMFVVAVSFAFFPDLPYGTLIVLSFLGALMSTLLVFGLGASAPGGLTPMRLTVSGAVTAALLGSMTSGIAIYFDLSQDLAFWYAGGVAGIKWSQLEILAPILLIVIAWSMGLARSISLISMGDEVALNLGLNLRRIRLLGLLTVVVLAGLSVSAAGAIGFVGLVIPHIARKLIGVDYRQIVPLSALLGAVLLVLADLGARMANPPEELAIGIMVSFIGVPFFLFLARKERRDL
- a CDS encoding DUF3048 domain-containing protein, giving the protein MSGPISQRNHWLRVMASALLCMTLMSCSAMSNTGDTEPVPQPTKHKTEKEALEPPKEQSTPAFTAPLTGLPVEQPVLERPLAVMINNAPAARPQAGLSQADMVYEVLAEGGITRLVAFFQSHGGDVKVGPVRSIRPYLIELGETYGALPIHAGGSTDAYAILQQQRKEHLDEISNGGAYFWRSKDRRPPHNLYTDVNRLRKGSDSKGYATHTDVPVYTYLKSGETPVMVDETATSLQIRFLLKSYRVSYTYDPADQQYKRFVNEKSHVDQNNNQQLSAANVIVMSTRHQTLDDVGRLSVELDGSGEAMVFQQGQLIQAEWQHTPGDAIRFMKNGVEIPLTPGTSYIHVVPADTPLKEHVTIEVN
- a CDS encoding DUF47 domain-containing protein, with translation MRLKKKDIFFETLENMADTIVQAADYFAQHTSNLQDVTLFTNEMKKYENKCDDYTHTIITELNKTFITPLERDDIMELTTTMDDVLDGLEATASRFYMYNITEPDEYIVQFADILRQSAYEIQKAVHLLSQKKLLAIREYTIRLNDLENQGDELLRICIKNLFATVTDPIELIKRKELYERLETTTDSCEDVANMLESIIMRNS
- a CDS encoding alpha/beta hydrolase, producing MERQIGIRFEHEELAATIHYPNRTNEGERQRRVPLVVICHGFVGNRIGVDRLFVKTARELAEGGYFVLRFDFAGCGESTGEYGKQGLESMINQTRTVLDYAVNCADIDPTKVTLIGHSLGGAVALLTAVRDKRVQNLVLWSAVGYPFNDIVKITERSVYDESVKTGHADYLGYKFTPAYFESLAQFQPFQEAVKFNGDVLVIHGTSDDIIPVDYAFLFQKIFWMRPEGRCDKEIIFQGDHTFSSGKERQRLIDRTLEWLDEQENIQRDWQHWMI
- a CDS encoding ABC transporter substrate-binding protein, which gives rise to MRKHKFEGSGFKRSWVVTTLVVCMIMLSACGQAADKQTADTKAADSAQTTISADSRIASMSIHLTNNLLALGITPAGSVIGGDVKDFLPHVKDRLQSTRKLGVVTDPDMEAVLELQPDHIFLDKKYSGTDVAKFEKIAPTEVFDLDEGTWKDQLKKIAVMVKHEAQADAFLKDYDTQRERVKKLIHSKIGDGTVMAIRVTAKEVRVMGMKRPVGPLLYQDLGLKPAKGVEKIDKAYQVVSQEVLPDYDADAILVIISKGADAQKVYKQLEGNTVWQGLKAVKQGHVYMLDGQPWLDYSAMGHKMALDNAEQLFSK
- a CDS encoding FecCD family ABC transporter permease — protein: MSRSLGIGDTRTKKAWLVCLVLAGISFAVLVLGLNTGTIRIPPLRVLDTLFGGGSGRDHIVLFEYRLPRIAVTVLAGAGLGAAGAVMQGLSRNGLADPGVLGLHAGAALGLVMFVSFFRDLDGSAAVLIPLFTFAGGVIAAVLIVLLSYSRNRGIVPVRLILSGIGVASGLSAITLYWSLRLDEDTYAFTARWLAGSVWGRDWIHAAALLPWLVIVLPYVLSQTRSLNNLSLGDETAAGIGTSVKRQRLLLLGAAVALSSASVSMAGGIGFIGLIAPHLARRLVGPMYQHLLPVACLVGVVILVTADTIGRSVFQPNAIPAGVVVAVVGAPYFLFLLSRTK
- a CDS encoding amino acid ABC transporter substrate-binding protein/permease, coding for MQKSRKLIALIICLFFVVALAGNFGVVAHAENKTKYDIGTDTTFAPFEFEDVDGKFVGIDMDLLAAIAKDQNFEYTIKPLGFNAAVQALETNQVDGVIAGMSITDERKRKFDFSEPYFDSGVVMAVRKDNDTVKRYEDLKGQRVAVKTGTEGYTFAESIKAKYGFTTVPFDDSSQMYDEVKTGNSVACFDDYPVLAYGVNQNNGLKLVTDKEKGASYGFAVNQGKNKELLEKFNAGLVNLRNSGEYDKILAKYLGESGKGVAPVETSRWGLISASLPSLIKGMGNTLLYTLVSLLVAFILGLVFGFMKVSHNKVFRGIATVFVDIFRGIPLIVLAFFIYFGIPQALDFKMPLFVAAVLTLSLNAGAYVTEIIRGGIQSIDPGQMEAARSLGLPYRTAMLKIILPQAVKIMIPSFINQLVITLKDTSILSVIGLVELTQSGKIIIARTFQSFDIWLVVAVMYLIVITVLTKISNRLEGRVRRG
- a CDS encoding dioxygenase family protein codes for the protein MTLPSIFVAHGSPTLAVENNAYTSFLAKLGASLPRPKGIVIFSAHWDSPDQCIGADDQHAALHDFYGFPEEMYSIDYPAPGDPKLYEEIEHLFSQHNLFHQPVRNRGLDHGAWVVLRHIYPDADIPVVPLSIDSRRAPQEQYEIGRMLAPLREQGILIIGSGGLVHNLRTLKQTSEPADWAVQYDDWIAQQLQDWNLRHLFQYDKKAPYAKQAVPSYGIEHFSPLFYAMGAADQERSAHKLFQSYVLGSLSLNCWAFGQESDT